A genomic stretch from Engraulis encrasicolus isolate BLACKSEA-1 chromosome 10, IST_EnEncr_1.0, whole genome shotgun sequence includes:
- the peds1 gene encoding transmembrane protein 189, with translation MARVTAEEQQKGLEEHSQNPRESAKRWGPQHAGAKELANLYSPGKRCQEWVCVLLCFSLMIFNFFHLLTNFHINHIWYIALGIVGGILTADFTSGLVHWGADTWGSVDLPLFGKAFIRPFREHHIDPTAITRHDFIETNGDNCMLTLLPLMHMAYGFSTHTPAEQYRDYPWNCFLFALAIFVTLTNQIHKWSHTYFGLPVWVQKLQDWHLILPRKHHRTHHVSPHETYFCITTGWLNYPLERLGFWRNLEELITSVTGEKPRSDDLKWACKTN, from the exons ATGGCGCGCGTCACGGCAGAGGAACAACAGAAAGGGCTCGAGGAGCACTCGCAGAACCCCAGAGAGAGCGCCAAGAGATGGGGTCCGCAGCACGCAGGCGCGAAGGAGCTGGCGAATTTGTACTCGCCAG gtaAGCGGTGTCAGGAGTGGGTGTGTGTCCTCTTGTGTTTCTCTCTGATGATCTTCAACTTCTTCCACCTGCTGACCAACTTCCACATCAACCACATCTGGTACATCGCTCTCGGAATAG ttggcggCATCCTGACAGCGGACTTCACCTCTGGCCTGGTGCACTGGGGAGCAGACACATGGGGCTCAGTAGACCTGCCCCTCTTTGGAAAG gcgtTTATTCGTCCGTTCCGTGAGCACCACATCGACCCGACGGCCATCACGCGCCACGACTTCATCGAGACCAACGGAGACAACTGCATGCTAACGCTGCTACCGCTAATGCATATGGCATACGGCTTCAGCACACACacgccag ctgagCAGTACCGTGACTACCCCTGGAACTGCTTCCTGTTTGCCTTGGCCATCTTCGTGACGCTGACCAATCAGATCCACAAGTGGTCCCACACCTATTTTGGACTTCCTGTTTGGGTGCAGAAGCTGCAGGATTGGCACCTCATATTGCCACGGAAACACCACCGCACACACCACGTCTCACCGCACGAGACCTACTTCTGTATcaccacag gctggctTAACTACCCGCTGGAGCGTTTGGGCTTCTGGAGAAACCTGGAGGAGCTGATCACCAGCGTGACGGGAGAGAAGCCGCGCTCAGACGACCTCAAGTGGGCATGCAAGACCAACTAG